A section of the Streptomyces sp. SLBN-118 genome encodes:
- a CDS encoding Arc family DNA-binding protein has protein sequence MNLRLREDQQEALKLRAEEEGRSMHAIVLQAIDRYLEQEADREAVRRLGAKYAVRHADLLKRLGE, from the coding sequence ATGAACCTGCGTCTCCGCGAAGACCAGCAAGAGGCCCTCAAGCTCCGGGCCGAGGAAGAGGGCCGGAGCATGCACGCCATAGTGCTTCAGGCGATCGACCGGTACTTGGAGCAGGAGGCGGACCGGGAGGCTGTCCGCCGCCTCGGCGCCAAGTACGCCGTGCGTCACGCCGATCTGCTGAAGCGGCTGGGCGAATAG
- a CDS encoding type II toxin-antitoxin system death-on-curing family toxin has product MKYLTVQEVLDLAELACQGQHVAVRDLGLLSSAVHRPQSQMYGIEAYTDLFEKAAALLQSLAVNHPLVDGNKRMAWMSTVVFLDFNGAEMVDVDQDESYKLVIEVAMGNLEDVSQIALRLRALHEAM; this is encoded by the coding sequence GTGAAGTACCTGACTGTCCAGGAGGTTCTGGACCTCGCGGAGCTCGCTTGCCAGGGGCAGCACGTCGCGGTGCGCGATCTGGGCCTGCTCAGCTCGGCGGTACATCGCCCGCAGTCGCAGATGTACGGCATTGAGGCCTACACCGATCTCTTCGAGAAGGCCGCCGCACTGCTCCAGTCGCTGGCGGTGAACCATCCCCTGGTGGACGGAAACAAGCGGATGGCGTGGATGTCCACGGTCGTCTTCCTCGACTTCAACGGCGCCGAAATGGTCGACGTCGATCAGGACGAGTCGTACAAACTCGTCATCGAAGTGGCCATGGGCAATCTCGAAGACGTGAGTCAGATCGCCCTGCGTCTGCGCGCCTTGCACGAAGCGATGTGA
- a CDS encoding DEAD/DEAH box helicase, which yields MTTTASHHLSPAFPGRAPWGTASKLRAWQQGAMERYLHEQPRDFLAVATPGAGKTTFALTLASWLLHHHVVQQITVVAPTEHLKKQWAAAAARIGIKLDPEYSAGPLSKEYQGVAVTYAGVGVRPMLHRNRCEQRKTLVILDEIHHAGDSKSWGEACLEAFDPATRRLALTGTPFRSDTNPIPFVQYEEGNDGIRRSAADYTYGYGNALGDGVVRPVIFLSYSGNMRWRTKAGDEIAARLGEPMTKDAISQAWRTALDPRGDWMPNVLRAADKRLTEVRKGIPDAGGLVIASDQDTARAYAKLIREITGTKATVVLSDEAAASKRIEEFSENEDRWMVAVRMVSEGVDVPRLAVGVYATTISTPLFFAQAVGRFVRSRRRGETASVFLPTIPNLLGFASEMEVERDHVLDKPKKDGEEDPYAESEKDMAEAEKQQDEDTGEQDMLPFEALESDAVFDRVLYDGAEFGMQAHPGSEEEQDYLGIPGLLEPDQVQLLLQKRQARQIAHSRKRPDDEADLLELPAERRPVVSHKELLELRKQLNTMVGAYVHQSGKPHGVVHTELRRVCGGPPSAEATAGQIRERIKKVQEWATRMR from the coding sequence GTGACTACTACCGCCTCCCACCACCTCTCGCCCGCGTTCCCCGGGCGTGCCCCCTGGGGTACCGCCAGCAAGCTGCGTGCCTGGCAGCAGGGAGCCATGGAGCGGTATCTCCACGAGCAGCCACGGGACTTCCTCGCCGTCGCCACCCCCGGCGCCGGCAAGACCACCTTCGCGCTCACCCTCGCCTCCTGGCTGCTGCACCACCACGTCGTCCAGCAGATCACCGTCGTCGCCCCCACCGAGCACCTCAAGAAGCAGTGGGCCGCGGCCGCCGCGCGGATAGGCATCAAGCTCGATCCGGAGTACAGCGCCGGGCCGCTCAGCAAGGAGTACCAGGGCGTCGCCGTCACCTACGCGGGTGTCGGCGTACGGCCCATGCTCCACCGCAACCGCTGCGAGCAGCGCAAGACCCTGGTGATCCTCGACGAGATTCATCACGCCGGTGACTCGAAGTCGTGGGGCGAGGCGTGCCTGGAGGCCTTCGACCCGGCGACCCGGCGGCTCGCGCTGACCGGTACGCCCTTCCGGTCCGACACCAACCCCATCCCCTTCGTGCAGTACGAGGAAGGGAACGACGGGATCCGGCGGTCAGCTGCCGATTACACCTATGGGTACGGGAACGCTCTCGGGGACGGGGTCGTACGGCCCGTCATCTTCCTGAGCTACAGCGGCAACATGCGCTGGCGCACCAAGGCAGGCGACGAGATCGCCGCGCGCCTCGGCGAGCCGATGACCAAGGACGCCATCTCGCAGGCCTGGCGCACCGCGCTCGATCCCCGCGGCGACTGGATGCCGAACGTGCTGCGCGCCGCCGACAAGCGGCTGACGGAGGTCAGGAAGGGCATCCCGGACGCGGGCGGTCTCGTCATCGCGTCCGACCAGGACACGGCGCGTGCGTACGCCAAGCTGATCCGCGAGATCACCGGCACCAAGGCGACCGTCGTACTCTCCGACGAAGCCGCCGCCTCCAAGCGGATCGAGGAGTTCAGCGAGAACGAGGACCGCTGGATGGTCGCGGTCCGCATGGTTTCCGAAGGTGTCGACGTGCCGCGCCTCGCTGTTGGCGTGTACGCCACGACCATCTCGACGCCGCTCTTCTTCGCGCAGGCCGTGGGACGTTTCGTACGGTCCCGGCGGCGCGGCGAGACCGCGTCCGTCTTCCTGCCCACCATCCCCAACCTCCTTGGTTTTGCAAGCGAGATGGAGGTCGAGCGCGACCACGTCCTCGACAAGCCGAAGAAGGACGGGGAGGAAGACCCGTACGCCGAGTCCGAGAAGGACATGGCTGAGGCGGAGAAGCAGCAGGACGAGGACACCGGCGAGCAGGACATGCTCCCCTTCGAAGCGCTCGAGTCCGACGCGGTGTTCGACCGAGTGCTGTACGACGGCGCTGAGTTCGGCATGCAGGCGCACCCGGGGAGCGAGGAGGAGCAGGACTACCTCGGAATCCCGGGGCTCCTCGAACCCGACCAGGTGCAACTCCTGCTCCAGAAGCGGCAGGCACGGCAGATCGCGCACAGCCGCAAGAGGCCCGACGACGAGGCCGATCTGCTGGAACTGCCGGCCGAGCGGCGTCCCGTCGTCTCCCACAAGGAGCTGCTGGAGCTGAGGAAGCAGCTCAACACGATGGTCGGCGCGTACGTCCACCAGAGCGGCAAGCCCCACGGGGTCGTCCACACCGAGCTGCGGCGGGTGTGCGGCGGGCCGCCGAGTGCGGAGGCGACGGCCGGACAGATCCGGGAGCGGATCAAGAAGGTTCAGGAGTGGGCTACCCGGATGCGGTGA
- a CDS encoding MFS transporter, producing the protein MSALEPRDVGVTPPTDDADDADVVPGGQGVLGRAHRALSIGIVSVVVLIAFEATAVGTAMPVAARELHGIELYAFAFSAYFTTSLFAMVLSGQWADRDGPLRPLAAGISAFGAGLLLAGTASAMWLFIVGRAVQGLGGGLVIVALYVVVSRAYPERLRPAIMAAFAASWVVPSVVGPLASGTVTEHLGWRWVFIGIPVLVVFPLALALPAIRRMASGPADPDAPRQSFDGRRIRLALAISVGAGLLQYAGQELRWLSVFPAVAGAALLVPAVLGLLPRGTYRAARGLPSVVLLRGIAAGSFIAAESFVPLMLVTQRGLSPTMAGLSLAVGGATWALGSYVQARPRLEPYRQPLMVAGMVLVATAIATAPSVLIASVPVWVVGVAWGVGCFGMGLVLASTSVLLLKLSAPEEAGANSAALQISDGLSNVLLLAAGGAAFAALGGGAVGATHVASGTAGSHPVAFAVVFLPMSGVALVGAWVATRLRVRGASF; encoded by the coding sequence ATGAGCGCCCTCGAACCCCGTGACGTCGGCGTCACGCCGCCGACCGACGACGCAGACGACGCAGACGTGGTGCCCGGTGGGCAGGGCGTTCTCGGCAGGGCGCATCGTGCGCTCAGCATCGGGATCGTCTCCGTCGTCGTGCTGATCGCCTTCGAGGCGACCGCCGTCGGGACCGCGATGCCCGTTGCCGCACGGGAGTTGCACGGCATTGAGTTGTACGCCTTCGCCTTCTCCGCGTACTTCACCACCAGCCTCTTCGCGATGGTTCTCTCCGGGCAGTGGGCGGACCGGGACGGGCCGTTGCGGCCGCTCGCCGCCGGGATATCGGCCTTCGGGGCGGGGCTGCTGCTTGCCGGGACCGCGAGTGCGATGTGGCTGTTCATCGTCGGGCGAGCCGTGCAGGGGCTCGGCGGGGGGCTGGTGATCGTGGCCCTGTACGTGGTCGTCAGCCGGGCATACCCGGAGCGGCTGCGGCCCGCGATCATGGCGGCCTTCGCCGCGAGCTGGGTGGTCCCCTCGGTTGTGGGGCCGCTTGCGTCCGGAACCGTGACCGAACATCTCGGCTGGCGCTGGGTGTTCATCGGCATCCCGGTACTCGTCGTCTTCCCGCTGGCCCTCGCGCTGCCCGCGATCCGGCGGATGGCGTCCGGGCCGGCCGATCCGGACGCGCCGCGGCAGTCCTTCGACGGGCGGCGGATCCGGCTGGCGCTCGCGATCTCGGTGGGCGCCGGGTTGCTGCAGTACGCGGGACAGGAGCTGAGGTGGCTGTCGGTGTTCCCCGCAGTGGCGGGCGCCGCGCTTCTGGTGCCCGCTGTCCTCGGGCTGCTGCCCCGGGGGACCTACCGGGCCGCACGCGGGCTGCCCTCCGTCGTACTGCTGCGTGGGATCGCGGCCGGGTCCTTCATCGCGGCGGAGTCCTTCGTACCGCTGATGCTGGTCACCCAGCGGGGACTGTCGCCCACGATGGCCGGGCTCTCGCTGGCGGTCGGCGGGGCGACCTGGGCGCTGGGCTCGTACGTCCAGGCCCGGCCGCGGCTGGAGCCGTACCGGCAGCCGCTGATGGTCGCCGGGATGGTGCTCGTCGCGACGGCGATCGCGACGGCTCCGAGTGTGCTGATCGCCTCGGTGCCGGTGTGGGTCGTGGGAGTCGCGTGGGGCGTGGGCTGCTTCGGGATGGGCCTGGTGCTCGCCTCGACGAGCGTGCTGCTGCTGAAGCTCTCGGCACCGGAGGAGGCGGGCGCGAACTCGGCGGCGCTCCAGATCTCCGACGGGCTGTCGAACGTACTGCTCCTGGCGGCCGGAGGCGCGGCCTTCGCGGCTCTCGGCGGGGGAGCGGTGGGTGCGACGCATGTCGCGTCGGGGACGGCGGGCTCGCACCCGGTGGCGTTCGCGGTGGTGTTCCTGCCGATGTCGGGGGTGGCGCTGGTCGGTGCGTGGGTAGCGACTCGCCTGCGGGTGCGCGGCGCCTCATTCTAG